From one Eptesicus fuscus isolate TK198812 chromosome 3, DD_ASM_mEF_20220401, whole genome shotgun sequence genomic stretch:
- the LOC129148565 gene encoding ATP-binding cassette sub-family C member 5-like isoform X3 yields the protein MKDIDVGKECIIPSPGYRNVGERTSASRQDEEDSKCKRAGLLECQDALETAARAEGLSLDVCPRSQLRILDEEHPKGKYHHGLNVLKPIRTTSKHQHPVDNAGLFSFMTYSWLSPLACLAYKKGELSMENVWALSKYDSSDVNCRSPASLPESTGRLCCCLVTEYIFMVADCHD from the exons ATGAAGGACATCGACGTAGGAAAAGAGTGTATCATCCCTAGTCCTGGTTACAGAAATGTGGGCGAGAGAACCAGTGCTTCCAGACAGGACGAAGAGGACTCCAAATGCAAGAGAGCTGGGCTG TTGGAATGTCAAGATGCCTTGGAGACCGCAGCCCGAGCTGAGGGCCTTTCCCTGGATGTCTGCCCGCGTTCTCAGCTCAGAATCCTGGATGAGGAACATCCCAAGGGGAAGTACCATCATGGCTTAAATGTTCTGAAGCCCATTCGGACCACTTCCAA ACACCAGCACCCAGTGGACAATGCTGGGCTCTTCTCCTTTATGACTTATTCCTGGCTTTctcccctggcctgcctggcctaCAAGAAGGGAGAGCTCTCCATGGAGAACGTGTGGGCTTTGTCCAAGTACGACTCTTCTGATGTGAACTGCAGAAG ccccgCTTCTCTTCCTGAGTCTACAGGGAGATTATGTTGCTGCCTTGTGacagaatacatttttatggTAGCTGATTGTCATGATTAA
- the LOC129148565 gene encoding ATP-binding cassette sub-family C member 5-like isoform X2 yields MKDIDVGKECIIPSPGYRNVGERTSASRQDEEDSKCKRAGLLECQDALETAARAEGLSLDVCPRSQLRILDEEHPKGKYHHGLNVLKPIRTTSKHQHPVDNAGLFSFMTYSWLSPLACLAYKKGELSMENVWALSKYDSSDVNCRRLERLWQEELNEVGPEAASLRRVVWIFCRTRVILSIVCLMIMQLASFSGPGLCSPLG; encoded by the exons ATGAAGGACATCGACGTAGGAAAAGAGTGTATCATCCCTAGTCCTGGTTACAGAAATGTGGGCGAGAGAACCAGTGCTTCCAGACAGGACGAAGAGGACTCCAAATGCAAGAGAGCTGGGCTG TTGGAATGTCAAGATGCCTTGGAGACCGCAGCCCGAGCTGAGGGCCTTTCCCTGGATGTCTGCCCGCGTTCTCAGCTCAGAATCCTGGATGAGGAACATCCCAAGGGGAAGTACCATCATGGCTTAAATGTTCTGAAGCCCATTCGGACCACTTCCAA ACACCAGCACCCAGTGGACAATGCTGGGCTCTTCTCCTTTATGACTTATTCCTGGCTTTctcccctggcctgcctggcctaCAAGAAGGGAGAGCTCTCCATGGAGAACGTGTGGGCTTTGTCCAAGTACGACTCTTCTGATGTGAACTGCAGAAG ACTAGAGAGACTCTGGCAAGAAGAGCTGAATGAAGTTGGGCCAGAAGCTGCCTCCCTCCGAAGGGTTGTGTGGATCTTCTGCCGCACCAGGGTCATCCTCTCCATCGTGTGCCTGATGATCATGCAGCTGGCTAGCTTCAGTGGACCA GGGTTGTGCTCACCTTTGGGCTAG
- the LOC129148565 gene encoding ATP-binding cassette sub-family C member 5-like isoform X1, translated as MKDIDVGKECIIPSPGYRNVGERTSASRQDEEDSKCKRAGLLECQDALETAARAEGLSLDVCPRSQLRILDEEHPKGKYHHGLNVLKPIRTTSKHQHPVDNAGLFSFMTYSWLSPLACLAYKKGELSMENVWALSKYDSSDVNCRRLERLWQEELNEVGPEAASLRRVVWIFCRTRVILSIVCLMIMQLASFSGPQQGLDSWSIYSIADSLQHQEH; from the exons ATGAAGGACATCGACGTAGGAAAAGAGTGTATCATCCCTAGTCCTGGTTACAGAAATGTGGGCGAGAGAACCAGTGCTTCCAGACAGGACGAAGAGGACTCCAAATGCAAGAGAGCTGGGCTG TTGGAATGTCAAGATGCCTTGGAGACCGCAGCCCGAGCTGAGGGCCTTTCCCTGGATGTCTGCCCGCGTTCTCAGCTCAGAATCCTGGATGAGGAACATCCCAAGGGGAAGTACCATCATGGCTTAAATGTTCTGAAGCCCATTCGGACCACTTCCAA ACACCAGCACCCAGTGGACAATGCTGGGCTCTTCTCCTTTATGACTTATTCCTGGCTTTctcccctggcctgcctggcctaCAAGAAGGGAGAGCTCTCCATGGAGAACGTGTGGGCTTTGTCCAAGTACGACTCTTCTGATGTGAACTGCAGAAG ACTAGAGAGACTCTGGCAAGAAGAGCTGAATGAAGTTGGGCCAGAAGCTGCCTCCCTCCGAAGGGTTGTGTGGATCTTCTGCCGCACCAGGGTCATCCTCTCCATCGTGTGCCTGATGATCATGCAGCTGGCTAGCTTCAGTGGACCA CAGCAAGGTCTTGATTCCTGGAGCATCTACTCCATTGCAGACTCCCTGCAGCATCAGGAGCACTGA